The segment CATCGCAAAACGGGCTGGTCACCATCAAACCGAACTGCGTGGTGCCGCCAGCGGCGTATTCCTGGAAGTGCGTTCCTTTCCCACGACCTTCGGTGTAGGGAATCTTTTGCGTGTTCCAGATCGCCGCGGCTTGGGTCGTTTGCCAGTCCATGCCGTCGAAGACGACCAGAAAGATGTTTTTCTTGCCTGCGTCGAGCGCCGCCTTTTGCAGATCAAAGATGTTGGTTTGATCCATGTAGTCGGCGTTGGGGTTTACGGTCGCTTCGGTCGGCTTGCCGAAGATGCCGCGGAGCTTGTTTTCGCTACGGTAGACGCTGTTTTCGCCGGTATAGCTGTTCAGATCGATGCCGGCCGGTTGTCCTTTGGTTCCAAAGGTATAGACCGGAATCAGGCGATTCGAGTGGCTCGTCCACGAACTGTACTTCTGCGCATCGGGACCCCAGTGAGCCGCATCCGAGTGGTTAGTAGTAATGCCTTGCTCTTGAAGCTGATGGATGTAGTCGCCGCCGAAAGCGGTCGAGACAATCACGCCGAGCAGAAACGAAAGCAATACGGCAAAGAACTTGCGGTCCAAAGCGACACCTAAAGGAATGAAAGTGGAGGGCTAAGGCTGGAGGGCAAACCGAAAATTATAGTTGGGAAGACTTTTCCGAAAATGACTCTACCGGACGTCTCTTGTCGTAAAAGTGAAGAAATCTAGTTCATTTTGCGAAGAAATGCGTTGTTGTCCCCCGAAAATATCGAGGTTTGCGGCTCGCCGTTAACGCGAAAAGGCGCCCCAAAATGATCTACTTAAAAAACCGTAGAAACTTTGCCGCGCATCTGCCAGATCGTTGACCGATATCCAGCAGGCCCCTACCATAAGGTCGTAAACAGTCAACGACTTGCGTCGACTCCTCCTTTCGCTGTTGCGCGGCATCTTTTCCCCTTCTGCCCCCTATGCAGCTTACCTGCTTTTATTGCGGCAACGTCCTGCGAGCCACCGCCGACCAGTTGGGCGGCGAGGTCGTTTGTCCTCATTGTCATAAGGTGGTACGGCTTCCCGAAGCTGAAGCTCTCGCCTCGGACCAGCCGCACCACGAAGGCTCTCTATTTCACTCCTGGCTGAACGACGGGATTTCCGGATTCATTTCGTTCATTATTCATGCCGGGTTGTTGATCCTTTTCGCCTCGGTCACGTGCAACTTCCAATCGTCCACAACCGGCGACGGGGTCGACGTGATGATCGGCGACATGCCGGAAGTGAGCCTGGACGATTCCGGCGGCGATTCGCTAGATACCGTTGCGGCGGCAAGTGAAGTCTCCGAAACGGTCGAAGTCGACGAACTCTTAAATGAAGTCGCTCCACCAAGCGCCGAGCCGACCGATATCGGCGAACTGATCGATACCGCAGCGCTGACGCCGAGCGGCGCGATGGGTGGCGGGATTGGCTCGTTAGCGACGATCGGCGGTGGAGGTAGCGGCGTCGGCGCCGGCGCTTCGTTCATGGGACTGCGAGCCGCAGGCCGCCGTTTCTGTATCATTGCCGACTGTTCCGGTTCGATGTCCGGCCCCAAGCTCGACTACGTGAAAGAAGAGATTCTGGAAACGGTCTCCAGCTTGCCGCGGGACGCCCAGTTCCAGGTCGTCTTTTTCCAATCGCAGGCGGTTCCTTTTCCGCAAACCGGTTGGCGTCACCCCAAACGTGATTTCAATGCGTTATCGGAATGGCTGAAAACGGTTGGACCGGCCGGCGGAACCAATCCGCTGCCGGCGTTTGAGATCGCACTGAAGTACTCTCCGCGGCCAGACGCGATCTTCTTCATGACCGACGGTCTGTTTGAAGACAATGTTGTGGGGGAAGTGAAACGACTCAACGATATGGGTGACGGCAAAGTTAAAGTTCATGCGATTTCCTTCATGGATCGCAGCGCCGAGCCGCTGATGCGCCAAATCGCCGCCGAGTCTGGAGGGGAGTATCGCCATGTGCAGGCGTTCTAGTCCGACCTTACTCCTTGCGATCTCGGCAGCGCTGTTCGCCATCTTGTGGTCGGCGACGCCGGCGTGGGCAGATCGGCTGATCCTGCGCAACCTCGAAATCCTCAACAACATCAACGTGGTCTCCCTGGACGAAGACGGGGTCAACGTCGAAGGGCAGGGGATCATCGGTTGGGATCAGATCGAACGAGGGACCGTCGGCAACAAGCAGGCCGAGTTCGACAAGCTGCTGAAGGACCTGGGCGGACCGTTGTTCCGTCTTCGTCAACGGCTCAGCGTCGGCGACTACAGCGGTTTATCCGAACAAGCCGAGGCGTTATTTTCCACGTACGCCAAGCGAGAAAGCGAAACCGCCTATCTCGTCTGCCAGGCGACGATGTGGAGCCGACAAGCGCTCGGCCGTCCTGCTGCGGCGCTGGAAGCCTATTTCCGCTGTCTGCGTATGCTCCGCAGCAAAGCGGGTTTGGCCTCGACCTTGCCCGGCGGCCGGAAGTTGAGCTTCGATACGGCGACCGGTTTGTCCCCTGAGTTGGAACCGATCTTCTTCGACTCGGCCGAAGCCCAAGCCGCATTACCGGCCGTGAAGGCGGCCGCGCAAGATTTGCAGCCTCCCTTGCCGCAGGCGGCGTTCGTCTACGTCGGTTCGTTGGCGATCTCGGCCGGCGACATGCCGCTGGCCGAAAAGTCGTTTGAAAACCTGCGTGCCGACAATCCTTTGGTCGCCGACTGGCGCGTGATCGCGCCGGCCATGGAGGACCTAACGCGGGGAGAAAATTCGCAAGCGATCGTCCAGCTCGAAGCGCGAGTGCCGGGGATGCATCCCTTCAACCGCGGCATCGCCCACTATCTGTTGGGGAAGGCGCGAACTGCGGACGTGATGACGTCGGCGGTCGAAAAGGGAGTGCTCGACTTCCTCTACGTGCCGGCGATCGAAGGCGCAAGACGGCCGGAGTTGTCGGCCGCTGCGTTGTACGACGCGATGAACGCCTTGAAAAAAACAGGCGATACGAAACAAGCGGGGAATCTGCGGAAAGAACTTTTAACGAACTATAGCGGCGCCTATTTCGGACAAAAGCTGCGTGACCAAATCAACCGCGGCGAAGACCACTGAGGAACAAGCATGAGACGCACCATAGGAGCCCGCGCCATTTTGGCGTACGCATTCGTCTTGATGGCCGGCGTGTACGGCATGACGCTGCTGGCTCAAGAGAATCCACCGGCCGGCGAAACGTTGTCGGTCGAGGAAACGGTCGAAGCGCCGGTTGAAGAAGACTCGACGCCGCAGCGGACGCTGCTTGATACGCTGATGGACGGCGGCGTGGTCGGCGCCTTGATCGGCATCTTGTCGATCGTCGCGGTCGGCTTCATCGTCGAGCACTTCCTCACGATTCGCAAAGAAGTGTTGATGCCGGAGGATATCGCCGTCAATCTCAGCGAACTGGTGGAGGAAGGGAGAGTCGACGAAGCGATCGAGGTTTGTCAGCACCCTGCCAGTCGCAGCTTGTTGGCGTACGTCGTCGAAGCGGGGCTCGCCCGGTATCGCAGTTCCGAGTTCGGTTTCGCCGAGTACAAAGCGGCGGTCGAAGAGGCGGGGGAAGAGCAAACCGGCCAGCTCTACCGCAAGATTGAGGTGCTCGGCCTGATTGGTCAGATCGCGCCGATGCTGGGGCTGACCGGTACGGTGCTCGGTATGATCAACGCGTTCAACACGATCGCCGCGACCGACGGGGCGCCCAAACCGGCGGAGCTTGCCGAAGCGATCGGCCAGGCGCTGGTCACCACGTTGTTGGGACTGGTCGTTGCGATTCCGGCGATGGTCGCTTACAGCTTCTTCGGCAACCGGATCGACTCGCTCGTTTCGGAAGCGGGTAAACGAGTCGAACAGATTCTGACTCCGCTCGGCCGTCGCCGCTAACAGGAGGCGACCGCCGTGAGACTTTGCAAAAGTCGCAATCGTCATTTGCCCGAGATGAACATCACGCCGATGATCGACGTGACGTTTCTGCTGCTCATCTTTTTCGTGACCGTGACGCAAGTGTCGCAGGCCAACCGCGAGCAATTGCAGTTGCCCAAGCAAGCGGGCGAAAAGGATCAGGATCGCTCGACGCTGACGATCAACATTGATCGCCCGGGCCGAATGTCGGTCGCCGGCGCGGCCGTCGATCGAGCCGACCTGGCGGCGCTGGTCGCCGCCGAACTGGAAAAAGTGGGGGGAGACCCGCGTCAGATCAATATCTTGGTCCGGATGGATCAAGGAGCGGAAACGCGAGCGATCAACCAATTGGTCGATCAGTTCGAACAGTTTGACGTCAAGATCGTAGAACTCGCCGTCGAAACGCCGCAGTAAAGGAACGTCACGTGAAACTAAGCGCCCACCGTACGACGCGCGACAAGAAGATCGACTTGAACATGACGAGCATGATCGACGTCGTGTTCCTGCTGCTGATCTTCTTTATCGTGACCGCTAGCTTTACGCCGACCGAACGTCGACTCGACGTCGCCGTCCAATCGGCCAATCCCTCCGCGGCGCAGGCGAGCGACTTTGATCCCGCGATCGTCGACGTGACGACGGTCGGCGACAGTTTCGGCTACAAACTCGGTAGCCGCACCTTTACGACGCAGGATGAACTGGAAGAAGTGCTGATCGCGTTTCCCGATAAGTCGGCGCCAGCAGTCGTGCGAGGGCAGGACGAGGCCCCATATGGAATGGTTTCCGCCGCGATCCAAGCGTGCAAGAATGCAGGTTTTCACGGAGTCCGTTATCAACCGTTCACCGGCAAATAGCGTTTCGATCTGGCTGATCGCCGCAGCGCTGCTGCTGCTGCCGCCGACTTCGTGGGCGGCTGCGCAGTCGTACGACAATCGCCCCCGCGAAGCGCTCGCCGAAGAGTTCAAACAGGTTGACGAGTATCTCTCGCGGCTCGATCTGACCGAACAGCGGATCCTGCTGAGCGAAGCGTACGTCGAAAAGCCGATTGACGATCAGACCCGCCGCAAGGCGCTGCGGGGTCTGGCCGATCTCTACGCCGGTCGACTGATGGAAGTGAGCGGCGATGAAGAGAAGTTCGCCGCCTATCGCCGCCGCGTGCAGCGCCTGATCGAAAAGTATCCGGCCGCCAACGCGCCGTCGCTGCAAGTGATGCTGATGCAGGCCGACTATCAGCGGGCCGAAACCGCCGCCTCGGAGTGGATCGCCGATCCGTCGAAGTTAGAACAGAAACGAAATGCGACGGCGATCCTGAGAGTGATCGCGCCGCATTTGACCACTGCCGCCAAGCAGTTGCGGGATGATATCTCCCGCGGGTTTGAAGAAGTCGACCGGATGCCGAGCGGCCCGAACGCCGAAGCCCGCGAACGGGAGATTCGTGCGCTGGAAGGAGTCGCCGGGCGAGCCTCTTACTTCGCCGCCTGGGCCAACTACTACCTGGCGGTGATCGACGGCGGCCCGCAATCGGCGGCGGTGCCGGAAGGGATGAAGCTCTTTCAAGGACTGCTCGACATCGACGGCAAGAATTACGCTTCTGTCGATCCGCTGCAATTGGGACTGATCGTCGAATGGCGAGCCCGGGCGTTGATCGGGCTGGGACTTTGCGAATCGCTCGTCGGCGATATCAACGACAGCCGCCGCATCTTCGAGATCTTGCGGCAAAGCGACGCGTCTCCGCAGATCATCGACCAGTCCGACTACTGGTTCATTCGCGGCTTGCTCAACGCCAAAAAGTATGACGAAGCGCTGGCCGAATCGCAGCGGCTGGTCAGCAACTTCCAAGGAGATGGAAGCGAAGGAAAGATCAGTCTCTGCGCCTTGATCGCCCAGGTCGGATTTCATCCGCCGGAGGGCGCCCCGGCCGATAAATTGCGTCAGCTGGGGATGGTCGGCATCGTCGGCCTGGCCAAACTGGGAAGAATCGGCGCTGCGATTCAACTGTTGGCTGAAAACCAGATCGACGTCAGCGGCGATCCTGGTTTCTATCTGCTGTGGCTAGAAGGCCAGCGGAAGTTCGCCGCCGCCGAAGAATCGAAAGACGAACGAGAATACAAAGAAGCGAAAGTCTTGCTGACCAAAGCGGTCGCCAACCCTGTCGCAGGAGACGCTGTCGCGCTGGCCGAGTGTCAGTATGTGCTCGGCTGGTGCTGTTATCGTTTGAAACAATTCGCCGAAGCGAGCGGCGCCTTTCGTCAGGCGATCGCCGGTTTGAAACTAACCAATCCGCAGAAAGCGGTCGAAAGCGCCTGGCTCGCCTTTGTGTCGCTTCAGTCGCTCGCCAAGGAAGACCCGCGCTACGCCGCCGCGGCGATTGACGTGCTGGAAGATCTGAAGCGTGACTTCCCCGAAAGCTCGTACGCTAAGAAGGCCGATCTGTTGATCGCCCGGCTCCAGCAATCGCGCGGTTCGCTGCGCGACTCGATCGATCAATTGATGAAGATCGCACCCGATGATCCCAACTACCTTGCCGCACAGTACGATCTGTGCGTGATGTTGCGGCAGCAGATTGATCAGACCGCCGATCACAGTCAGAAGGCGGGCTACGCGCAGCAGCTTGCCAAGGCTGCCGACGTCCTCAATGCAAAATTGACCGACAAGTCGACGCAGACCGATCGTTCTCGCGCACTGCGCACGTTGCTGATGACGGTCGATCTTTCCGGACGTGGTTTTCTCGATCCATTGGTTGGCGACAAGGGAATTGTTCGTGCTGCCGCCTTAGCGGCGCAGCTTCCCGCTTCCGACGGCGCGGTGGCCGAGTACCATCATCGCGCGTTGCTTCTCGCCCAGCAGAAGATGCAGCCGGATCAGATTCTGGAGCATGTTGACTGGATTCTGGCCAACGCTCCCGATTCGGCCTTCGCCACGTCGGCATTGGTGGTGAGAGCGCTTGATATCGATCGCCGCATTCAAGAGACCTCGACGCCGGAGGTGCGGACCGAGGCGTTTGAAATCTACCGTCAGCTGTCGCAGCGTCTTGGTTACTCGCCGAAGACGCTCCAGGAGAAGAAAAACGCCCGAGTCGCCGCCGGCAAGTTCGCCGAATATGCCGAACTAATTGGCCGACGGGCCGATGCGGCGGCTGTAATTTCCAGCTTGGCCGAGGCTTTCCCTGACGATCGGACCTACCTGCAACAGGCCGGCCGAGCCGCCTTTGACGCGGGAAAGGTAGAAATCGCCCTAGAACATTGGCGTAAGCTCCTTTTAGGGCTAGATCGTGGCTCTTCCGAATGGTTCGAGGCAAAGTTCTACCAATTAGCATGTCTTGCCAAAACGGACCCAGAGGGCGCCCGTAAGGTACTGGAGCAGTTTAAGTTGCTGTATCCCGTAGGCGGTCCGCCCCTCTGGCGTGATAAGATTAAAGCTGTGGAACAGGAACTGGCCTCGTCGCGGTGAAAAAAGTCGCCGCTGGAATCCCTGCATGACGTCTGATCAACCACCAGCGACAGATCCTCCTTCGGCTCGTATCGACGAGTTCCTGGGTCGAGCTACGTCGTTCATGGCGATCTACGGGGCGTCTGATCCAGCGCGGCTCAGTCAGTTGGCGATCATCGCCGATCATCTCGGGCTGACCAATCAAGAATATCAGGCCGCGCTGCAGCAACTACGCGAGCCGCACGCGATTACTCCCAATCCACGCGCGAAAACCCTGCCGACGACGACGCCGACCGAACCGGCCGAGTCGCCCCCGTCCGATCCGACCAGTTCGCGCTGCGTCATCACCGCATCGGATCCGCTCAAAGAGTCGTTCCTTCAGCAAGCCAGAATCTTGCTGGCCAACACCAACGCCGAGACGCCAGCCAACTTGCGGAAGCTCGCCGCCAAGCTGGGCGTTGACGATGATCAGTTGGAACGTTGGCTGGAAGAGATGTATGGTCCGCTGGTGATACCCGAACCGATTGCGGCGGAGGAAGAGGAAGCGTCGGAGGAGCCGAAAGAGCAGGGGCCTCCCAAGATCGCTCGCAAGCCGCCGCAGGAGATGTACGACGACTATCTCCACTTGGCCCTTGGCGCGATCTCGTCGGGAAGAATCAACGAACGTCGCGAAGCGAAGCTGATCGCCGAAGGGGTCGAGAAGCTCGGCCTGTCGCAGGTGTTGGCTCGCGACATGCTGTACGCCGCCGCCGCCAAGCGGAATTACGTTCTCCTCTCGCAAGAGAAAGTCGAACCGCCGGCGCCGCCGGTCGTCGACGAACAGCGGGAGCAGAAGATCTCTGCGTTTCAGCAGCGAGCCGCTACGATCATTGCCGGGCAGGGGGGCGTCAGCTCGGTTTGTCGCGCGATGATCGCCGACGCGGCCGCCGAGTTCGGACTTTCGCCCGAAGAGAAAGAAAAGGCCCTCGCAGCGCTGCAGCGACAGGCCGAGTCGCGACTCTCCGATCCGCTGGAAGAGCGGATCGAAGCGTTTCGCCGCTTCGCCGTACTCAAGTTGAAAAGGACCGAAAGCCAGACCGTCGGCGACTTGCTGACCAGGCAGTTGATCCAGATCGGCGTCGACCTGCATGGTTTGCCGGAAGAGACCGCTGCGGCGACGGCGCGAGAAGCGATCGCTTCGTCCGGTTTGCGCGTCGTTACGCTGGAACAAGCGATCTCGCACGTTCTGTCGATCGTTGACGACTTGCTGGCCGAAGAAGGTTTCATCTCGATCGAAAACCGAAAACGCCTGCTGGCCGAAGCGCGGCAGTGGGGCGTTTCGCGCGCCGAAGCGGGCCGCCTTATCGAAGAGCATATCGCCGAGATCGAACTTCGCGCCAAGCGTCGTCGTCGGCGTGTCTTCGCGGCGGTCATGATGTCGGTCCTGACGCTTTTCGGCGGCCTCGGGGCGATCTATTGGGGCAAACCGGAGTGGGCCGATTTCGGCCATGGCGCCGGAGTCTGGAGCGTCGGCGCCGCGGGCAAGCCCGTGGGCGATGCCGCCGATCCGACTGATGACGGGAGCGAAGCGTTCCACCGTCTGGCCTGGTGGAGCGAACCGCTGATGCTCGACCTGGTTCATTTGCGTCAGCGGCGGAATGACCTGCAAGCGGCGACGGCGGCGATCGCCAAGGACGATCCGGCGAAGCGCGGCGAAGGGTACGCCGAGTTCGCGCCGAAGTTCGTCGAGGCGCTGGCCGAAGATACCGACCCGAAACATTCGGAGCAGTTGCGGACGATCGTGCGCCGTCTGGCGATCGACGAACCGGACGAATCCGCCTATCACGCGCTGCTGCAAGCGCTGATGAAAGAAGTCCCCGCCAAAGAGGACAAGATCAGTCCCAGCGGCAAGTTCGCCCAGTCGTACGTCGCGCTCTCGCTGTTGGTCGACGTCGCCCAGCAGCGCGAATTGGCGGTCGCCAGACGCGAAGGTATCGTGCAGGGGTTGGAGCAGCGACTCGGCGTGGTGACCGTTCCCGCCGCCGATCTGGCCGCCATCTTTTCCGACGAACTGGCTCGCAACCAATACGCATCGCTCCAGCAATTGGCCGAATCCAACGTCGCTCAAGCGATGGAGACGCACCGCTTGTTGCAACGTGTCGTGCGAGCCAACGTCAACAAATCGTTGGCCAATAACCTGGATGGCGACGCGCTGTTGGCGATATTGCCGCTCGTCCCCCAAGACCTGAAGCTTTATCGCGGCGTCCTGGATGAACAGATCAACCAGCGCAATCTAGCGGTCATGCTGCGTCTGATCGAACTGCTGGAATCGGGCAAAGCGAGCGGACAAGTCGCTACCGAGTTACAGTTTTTGCTCGCGCGGACGATCAACGTGAAGACGGACGGAATGAAGCCGACCGAAGCCGCGATCGTGATGCGTAGCGCTCTGGCCGGCATCGCGGGACAAGGCGATGTAGGAGAAATGGCCCGCTTCTTTGTTGGCCAGGCCCAGCAGATCGATCTGTCGGAACAAAAGTTTGGTTCGCCTGACGAATGGCTCAACGGATCGGTCGAATTGGCGCGGATCTCGGCGCTCGGCGCCGCGGCCGCGCAAAAAGAATCAGGGCGTCGGCTGTTTCAATCTCTCTCGAGCGACGTGCCTGAGCAGATCCGTCCGACCAATTCCAACGCAAAGCGTGCTGCGTCGCAGGACCGACTCGATCGCATTCGCGAAGCGTTCCGGCAGCTGAGCCGGGCCAGGGACGCGCGTACGCGAATCATCGCGTACGACAACCTCGCGGTGATCGCCTCCGGCAGCGATGATATGGACTACTATCACGCCGAACGTCTGGTCAATTATCTGCTATCGAAAAAGTTGGCGGATGAGCATGAGATGGTCATGCGTCGGGTCAGCGATTTCCGCTCCTCGTCGTCGCTGCGACTCGCTCTCTCCGATCATCTGGAAGAGACGGTGATGCCGCTGTCGGAATTGCAGCGGCTGGCGACCGAAATCGTCGGCCGTCAGGTGCTGCTGAACGACAAGTTGACCTGGAAAGAAGATCTCCGGCGAGTCTTGCTGTCGGACTCGCTGCCGCTGTTGCAGACCGACACGAACGTCGCCGGCGAAGACGTTTCTGGAGAATCGCTCGAGCAAGCGGCGGCCGGCATTCTCGACTACTACCTGATTCAAGCCGAAATCGCCGGAGTTCCGTACGAACAGCGGATGACGCTGCGAACTCCGAGCGAAGCGCTCACCGCGATCATTCGCCTGCAAGCGGATCAACTGGCGGCGGCGAAGTTGTCGCCGGAGTTGCAAGTCCAACTGGAAGACGTGACGCTCCGCTCGCGGGTCGTCCCGCTGATCGCCCATAACGATTTGGCGAAAACGGTCGCGCTCCAACGGATCTGGCTCGAACTGTCGGCGATCGCCGCGGTGCGGGCTCAGCCGAATTCCCGCCTGGCGGCCGAAGAGTTGATCGCTCGCCTGCGTGAAGTCGATGGTGGTTCGAACAACATCTTTCAGCAACTCCGCAACGGCGAAGCGGCGCTTGTCCGCATGCAGCTGATTCGGATGGAGGCGTAACCGATGTTGCGAACCTCGCTCGCCATCCTGCTGGTTTGCTCGCTCGCGGTAGCGAATGTTGACGCGGCGGTCGTGCTGCTGCGCGGCGACGCCGACCCGGTCGCTGGCTATGTCGAAAGTCGCTCTGGGGGCGTGTTGCGACTGCGGATTCCGCAAGGGGGCGGGCAGAGTCTGACCCGCGAGATTCCGCTCATCGAAGTGGAGGAAGTGCTGGAGACGGTGTCGCCGCTCCGTCTGACCGAACTTCGCCCGGAGGACCCCGATAGTTATCGCAACTATGCCGAA is part of the Blastopirellula sediminis genome and harbors:
- a CDS encoding vWA domain-containing protein, whose translation is MQLTCFYCGNVLRATADQLGGEVVCPHCHKVVRLPEAEALASDQPHHEGSLFHSWLNDGISGFISFIIHAGLLILFASVTCNFQSSTTGDGVDVMIGDMPEVSLDDSGGDSLDTVAAASEVSETVEVDELLNEVAPPSAEPTDIGELIDTAALTPSGAMGGGIGSLATIGGGGSGVGAGASFMGLRAAGRRFCIIADCSGSMSGPKLDYVKEEILETVSSLPRDAQFQVVFFQSQAVPFPQTGWRHPKRDFNALSEWLKTVGPAGGTNPLPAFEIALKYSPRPDAIFFMTDGLFEDNVVGEVKRLNDMGDGKVKVHAISFMDRSAEPLMRQIAAESGGEYRHVQAF
- a CDS encoding MotA/TolQ/ExbB proton channel family protein encodes the protein MRRTIGARAILAYAFVLMAGVYGMTLLAQENPPAGETLSVEETVEAPVEEDSTPQRTLLDTLMDGGVVGALIGILSIVAVGFIVEHFLTIRKEVLMPEDIAVNLSELVEEGRVDEAIEVCQHPASRSLLAYVVEAGLARYRSSEFGFAEYKAAVEEAGEEQTGQLYRKIEVLGLIGQIAPMLGLTGTVLGMINAFNTIAATDGAPKPAELAEAIGQALVTTLLGLVVAIPAMVAYSFFGNRIDSLVSEAGKRVEQILTPLGRRR
- a CDS encoding ExbD/TolR family protein encodes the protein MRLCKSRNRHLPEMNITPMIDVTFLLLIFFVTVTQVSQANREQLQLPKQAGEKDQDRSTLTINIDRPGRMSVAGAAVDRADLAALVAAELEKVGGDPRQINILVRMDQGAETRAINQLVDQFEQFDVKIVELAVETPQ
- a CDS encoding ExbD/TolR family protein translates to MKLSAHRTTRDKKIDLNMTSMIDVVFLLLIFFIVTASFTPTERRLDVAVQSANPSAAQASDFDPAIVDVTTVGDSFGYKLGSRTFTTQDELEEVLIAFPDKSAPAVVRGQDEAPYGMVSAAIQACKNAGFHGVRYQPFTGK